GCGATGCCCCAGGCCATCTGGCCCGGAAGCTGAGCTGTCACATCACCACCGAGGCCATAACGACCTTCTGCACAGTTCACCCGCGAGGTCCCCGGGTCACCGTCCCATCAGGGCTCTGAGACAGGAGACAGGAGGAGGCTGGTGGGGGTTGACATACAGAGTATGGAGGAGGTGGCGTACCCGGGTCTTAGTGAGCGGTGGGTCTCGGCGGGCCACAGGTTCCCCGGGGGCCCAGTTGGTGAAGCTCAGTGGGGTGCCATCATGCCACTGGAAGCGTACGTCCATGTCTGAGAGGCCGAGCCAGAGGCTGAAGCTGACgttgggcagcagagtggtaAGGAAAGCTGTGGGGAGACGGGACACGGCGAGTACAGCAGGCTGATGTCGAGTCAACAAGCgtgtcccaatccggtcctcggggacacaCAGGTTTACATGGCCGGCTGTAATGGTCCGGGTAGCATATAGCTTAAATGCAAGAGAGGCACTGGAAGCAAGCGCACAAAAAATAAACTACCTGGAACTGATCTGGCTTTCTTGGAATCCTTGGATCTGTTAGCCCATCAATACACTCACAAGTTTTATAAAAAAACTCACTTCAAAAACAATgacatattgaaaaaaaaaaaagaaagaaaaaaaaaggtcaAGCTGAGTATGCTTGTCCTGACTAGGTGTCCGAGTTATTTTCAGAGTTGGAATCGATAAACCATCATCATCTCTAGACAGCGCATTGACAGCAGCCCGCAGCACTCACAGCACCCCTTGTGTCACCCCCAGAGGCGTGGTTAAAATTTCTGGgctccctgacaaaatgtcaccttgggctaTCACTAGGGATACCACcttcaatctgaagaaatacaggcCCCCCCCAGTAAAGCCTGTTTAGCAGATGGGGGTCCCTAcagtggggcagcatggtggtgcagtggttagcactgttgccttgcacctctgggacccgggatcgagtctccgcctgggtcacatgtgtgcggagtttgcatgttctccccatctcgtcgtggggtttctccccccagtaggataagcggtttggaaaatggatggatggatggatggatggatggatggatggatggatggatggatggatgggtcccTACGGTTGAATTTGCCAAGCACTTTCTGAGCATATAAATTAGAATTTCACGTATGCAGGGCCCCTGCCAATTGCTGGGTTACCCCCGAGACACTCCGGTAGCTCCGTTTGCTCCGGTCCATCCTAAAATCACTAGGTAGCTACTTGTTTTTGCTGGATATCCTAAATATTAATCACACTCATGGACAAAACAGGGGTCGGTTTGTGCTCGAGACATAGAATCGAGACTCATCTTTAGACGTCTGGCTCTTTGTTGTCTCTCCAAGCCTGAGTTAGTTACCAAATTTACTTTATCTTTCCATTGCTTGTAGCTACCAGACGAGATGCCTTGTACCCGATGACGCCTGTGAGACTGCATCCCCCCCACCTCTATACCAGATAAAAAGGCTGAAACACTGAATTTGTATCTTTCCCTCCAGCGAATAATTTCCCATAATTCACATTATTTTTGAATGCAGTCAGAATGAAACGTCTCCATACTTCTAAATGCTCATGGATGGTTTTGACGCCACCTTGCCGAGCCTGTTAGCGACCTTTCCTGACAACTCTGCACCTTGTCTGAAAACGCCCTGACTGACTGACAGGGCTAAATATTAAATTTATGCTGCTTGGCCTGACGGTGTAAAGATTCAGATGATGGGAGTCTTGGGAAGGTGAGGGAAATAAAAGGGGaacgtacattttttttttttttgcagatgtATTTTtgtggttcccccccccctccatgtctTCAAAATAGTAGGTTTTGCAAGCGGGGAGCATCAGACAGACCACCGCTAACTACACTTAGTGAAAAACCTAAATAATTGATGCGGAGTTTCCGGCATACAAAGATGTTACTGTTCCGTTCCTACGCCTGAGAGCCACTTCTCCCCGTTCGGCATCCAATCAGAGCTTCCGTGAGCTCTAGACGCCCATGCGAGGTCTAATGCTATGTCTGCCGTGATGTacatccctcagaatgtttgcCTGCGAGTGTAAGAGCACTGAGAAGCACTGAGACGTACAGAAGTATCAGGGGGAAACTCTCCAGTACCTTGTTCCACGTGATCGGACACCACCGCCAAGCTGCCCGCCTGGGCTTCACACTGGGCCTTGGCGCCGGCCCACGTGACCCGCTGGGAATCCCGGTGCCCAAACACCTTGAAACACTGCAGAGACACAGGCGGCGTTAGGGGAATTCTGCTCCATGGTGAGGTCTCTGATATAAGCTCTACAGaattcccccccacccctgagaGACAGCCGTAGCCACCGGCTAAGATTAGCTGGTTCGGCCTATGAAACTGAACAAACCCCCCAGGATAGCGGCAGCGGACAGATGGGTACCTTCCCGAATAAGGGAGCCCAGCCGTCTGGACAGCCACCGGTTTGAGCAGGGGAATGCGGGGTGGGTGGAGGGATCCCGGTGACATTGACTCTCTTGCAGATGTAGGGCAGGTCCGTGGTGCATTTCTGGTCTCCCCATTCATCTGTGGGTAAGagagggactgtgtgtgtgtaactcCTCTCAGTGATATCCCATAGTCCCATGACCAGCAGAGTAGTCGTGCCTGTGGGCCTTAATCCGAAGAGCTACTCCAGGAGTCCTCTGCGATAtgaccccaagctttgctctcacctTTGTAGGACTGTCTAACAGAAGAGTAGAATGGGATGTACGGAAATCCAAGGATTCTTatgtacttgtacaaatggtatttttttaaatacaaaataaaaagtcAATCATGAGTCCCAGCCCTCCTGCATGCATTCCTACTTCCTACCCCAGGATGACATCTCACCTTTACTCGAGGTGATGTAGACGCATTTGTGATCGCGGCTGACGGGCCGCGGTCTCCCAGGTGCCCAGGAGACGTAGTTGAGCACCGAGTGGTCTGACCAATGGAAGCGGCCGTCGTTCTCGTAGGCGTGAAGCCCCACCCACCAGTGCTGTCCCTCAACCTTGGACATCTGCTGGCGTTGCACGAGAAGAGCCGTTTACCGGGACAAGCGACACAAGCCGCGGTTGCCGTACATAACGGCACAATCCATCAATGCGACATGCAGAGTCATGTAAACAGCTAATAGGTCAATATTCTGCAGCCTCGGCCAATGACGTGCGGCTACAGCCACTGAGGTAATTCCTATGTCATTTTGAAATCGGTGTCCAGGTGgaaaatataaaataccatAACGAATGGGGCGAGACACAGCTGTGCAGCTAACAGCATGCAAGAAGTTCCAGTTGTGGTTGCTTTGCTGTTCACCACCGGACATCTGAGTAAATATAACACAGGCTACAGACGCATCCCCCAAATGAGCCAGAGCGTCGCAAAAGGTGTCGAGGGGGCCCACCTTGCGCAGCGTCTGCGTGAGGAAGGCCTGCTCCTCCAGCGTGTGCACGGAggccagggaggcgtccagccAGGAGCAGATCCGCAGGGCCTGGAACCAGGTGGAGCGGTGGTCGAAGAACTTGTACTCGGCCTCCTGGAACTGCACCCACTGCTTCAGGCTGGTCTCTGCACATGGACACAAGGAGGCAGCGGAGGGACGCGGTCAAGAAGCGTGCAGATCAACGTCACAGGATACCTTAAGTAATGGTGGCGATGCGTTACTTCAGACCTTCCTCCGGCTCCTTGACAACGGTTCCTGAGGACACAGAAAGATGGTTACGGTTACTGCATAGTCCGTGCACCAAGAGCCCTGCTAACGCAGCATGCACGTGTGTCACACTGACTGGGCAgcagatggtgtgtgtgtggttaaaCTGGGATTCCGGCTGCCTGTGGGACGGGAAGTGTTCCCGTAGGGAAGTATTCCTGTCCACAGGTCTCTATTTGGATCTGAGTAATACCCATAATGCCGTGGGTGGTGTGGCGCAATACCTTTAGGCATCTTGCAGATCCAGTCCAGCTGCGACTCGCACTGCATCGTCATCCAGTGCATGGAACCCAGGTCGAACATGGCGCAGTTGTGCATGTTTCCCTCATACAGGTCATGTGTGCCAAAGTTGTGGTAAGCATACTGCAGGAGGAAATATAGCGGGGGGGGTTAGGGGGCGCTAGTGAGCAAGTGGTTCAATTGGACTCCTTTCATAAGGAAATAAATACGTGTTTGGTGGGGATGAAACAGCATTTGCCCTGGGCGGGTAAACGTTCTCAGAGGCTGATCGAGCAGCTCACCCCCAACCCGTCACTCCATTTCCAGCTGCCGCCGTCTTCTGGGTTCCGGCGGTTAAGCCCAAGCCACAGCCAATGTTGCTCGTGGTCCTCGGATTCCCTGCGGGGCCAGGTGACAAGTCTGGTAATGCAGAGCAGGACGGGCGGCCATAATGAACGGAAGGCATCCACACGCAGGTCACCTACCCGAACGTCTCGTGCAGCACCTGGGAGATGAACTGCTCCTCGTTGGCGCCACTGACGCTGACCAGCTGTGCGCTGCGCTTCCGGCAGAACAGGTGAGCCTGCAGCCAGCTGAGTCTCTGCTCCAGCTGGGGGAAGTGGAACACCtggaggggagaggggggagatggtgggggagaggaggagaggggtggtCAGGGAGAGAGCAGGAGGGCCGGTTATGGGTCGGGAGGGAGGGGCGATTAaggggaggggagaggaggCCGAAAGGAAAGTGGGGGAAGGTGGTCAGGGATAGAAGGGGAGAGGCAGTCGACGAGAGGAGGAGGCAGGGGGGGATTAAACATGATTAAACATACGCACCGTCCCTTTAGGCGAACAATACTGACAAGAGGGACAGAGTACATGGTTAATCAGCCTCTTAGGTTTAAAGGGAGAGCATGTACCTTGTAACAGTGGTGCATGGTGTTGCTGGTCTTCCAGCCCTGAGGACAGGTCCCAGTAAGGCTGGGTGTGGGATGGGGGGCCGTGGGTTCTGGGCTCAGGGGCGAGTCCAGGCTCAGGCGGCAGATGTACTTGGCCTGGGTTGAGTTGCAGTTCATCACGTGCCATTTGCCCATGTTGGCGACGCCTGACATAGCGACACAGCCACCCTTACTGTAGTCTGTGTGGGAAAGGAAGAAGGTCACACAGCTGAAGGTTTTCCCGCAGAGAGACCAAACGTGCCTGTAGCTCATCTAGCGGATAGGAGGGCACCAGCCCGCAGAGGACCTGGCTCATCCACATGCCAGTTGGTGTAGGAGACTTCATCACCGCTGAGCCAGCGGAAGCTGTTCGTGCTGTTCTGATGCCGCAGCGCGACCCAGTAGTAGCTCGACGTTCTCGACGTCAGCCGGTTGAGGAAGGCCTGTTGAAAGCTGCAGTGACCGCAACTGAGAGGttagcccagccaccctgaccGGCGCCAGAGGAGCAAGCCTGCAGCACGCCACCGACAAGCTGCTAACGCtcacaaaaaaagcaaaaacgCGATCCGCTTACGAGGAGAATCAGACTGCGGCGAAAATTACCCGGAGTAAACGCTGTCATTTTTAGCCTGGATGGTGGCGGCACGTAACAAATGGGACGCTGAGAGCAATTTTGCAGTTAAAACTATTTCTATTAATACACCATTCATCCAGATATTACTGTGAAATATTActgtataaatatgtatattgtacacccacccacccacacacacaggagtCCCAGCAGAAAGAACTCCCACTTCAGATAATGATGGTGATCTCGGTCCGTCTGCACGACCCACCCCCTTTTGGTAAGCTCGACGTTTTGTAAATAATCTCACGATTAAATTGCAGAGCAGATGTGTGCAGGAAAGGTATGAATTTTTTTAAGAATTCACCATAAAAATAAGCATTTTCCAAACCGACGTTCAGACTTCCTGCAGTTTGGCTTAGGCTTAGGACTGACCTTGTTGTGACGGGCACCAGCATAGCCTCCTGGTTTACGCAAGCCTTCCGTGCTTCATCGAAGGTCACCAGGTCATCCTTCACTAAGTAGCAGAATGGACGGTACCAGTGCCAGCCCTAGCAGAGAGAGCAGAGAGATGAGCTGGTCTAGAAGTGACAAGGAGGAGATCTCAGCAACATGACCATCCATCCTCTCATCTTCCATACTGCTTATTtcgggggtggccaatcttttCCACAAAGAGCCACagatttttgggataacctttaggtcagctgttcaaacccaggtgtgaggactcttcagccaatcagtcctctaattagtaatctaattaggaagTTGCAGCGAAAAGTCACACATTCAACGGCCATTTCTGGGTTAGATTGGCCTCCCCTGGCTCATCATGTTCAAAATCGACAATGAGCCTAGAGCCACAAAAGGCACAaagcacgggatgccagtccatcgcaatcGAGAGACATCAATCTCTGAACTGCAGATGAAATCGAGATGGAGAAAAGAAGCAGCACAGCACagagagagcatgcaaactcccagGGGCGGAGAGTCAGGCGTCATCCTCTTGCTTTTATTCATGACGGAGAAAGGATGCAGCAGCTCTGGAACGCGACggacggaaaaaaaaaaaataaattaacagcACAAACCACATCTGCGTACACAGTTCATGCAAAAGGCAAACTCTGATGCGGGCGGGGCGTGGGGGATATGTAAAGCTCTCCCAGTTGTCTGGGGTCTGGAAGCCTTCAGGGTGACAGCGGAGGGTCCTGAGCTGTCACTCTCTTCCCCTTTGTCGACTCCAGAACAAACTAAAAAGAGACGTGACGTTTTCACTGTGCCAGaacggggggggtgggcagccttTCAGCGTGGAGGCCCATGGTTCAGGCCCAGGGCTAGGATCTGATGTGGTGTTTTTAGGATGCGAGTTCTTCAAAAAATTTCAGATTGCACACTCAGTAAAAAATCGAACGAACAAATTACTGTTCttgcaaccctgaccaggatatgtGGTTAGAAGAcgggtggatgaatggataatTTTGTCCATTTTAATCCTGCAACAGAAGTTTTGCTCCAAGTTGCTCTGCCTCACAGCTTCTGAGGAGCCATTAAAAACCTTCAATCAAAAGATATTTGCTGGGAATAATGACAATGGCCATAAATAATTATTCCTGTCCCTTCAGCTCCACATTACTCACCATGACACACACGGCTAAATGCACGCACAGGCCCTTGACCGTGGGCAGTGAATGATGTGCGAATGCAGCAGAGCACCGGGGGTGCAGTGAGAGGCGTTAGCAGATATGTGCAGGGGGAGGAAAGAGAGGAGGAGCAGGAACCGAGTAAGAattggcgggggagggggggggagaatccAGGTCCCAGAATGTTAGGCAAGCAGCCATGGGGGCGGGATGCGAGTACGGggggcttgtgggagttttacttactcaaaaatgttctgagggcagaataaaaaatgattggttcagagacataaccaatcagattgtagaaggCGTGGGTCCAATCAACTACAGGAGATGGGACCaagatatctgattggttggtcccgcctcctctaaatgcttggacccacctgctctacaatctgattggttatttctctgaaccaatcattttctgcTCCCATGAGTCATTCAACAAACAGTAACCACAGTAGGGGGATAAGGCCAAGAGTTAGAGCTTTGGAGAGCCTGTCAGGTACTGGTGCACCGAGGCTGACTGTAAACAGCTGGGGAACAAGACACATGACGCAGCAGTAAGGCTGAATGGGGCctttgtgtggggtggggggcatgggAGGGGTCCTGGAAAATAAGGTCACGGGCTGGGCTTTTTTATACAGACACAAACACCAAATAGGGCTGACACACTGGTACACGGATCCAAGCACACGATGACACGCATGTGCGCAAACGCAGGTGCAGCAGAGCGGCATGGACCATGCAAGCTGCATGCATATGCATATGGGCACTGAACGGGCGGTGGAGACAGGGGTCAGCTGGCAGAGGTCAGAGGCTGGCACCTCTCTGCAGTTGTGGTCTATCACGTCTTCCAGATTTTCATCGAGGACTTCGGACGCATCGTATGTGCGACCCTTCATGCAGATGGAGGGCAGAGTGAGGTTGCAAGGGCTGTCATTCCACCGGCCTTcctgtgcacgcacacacacacacacacacacacggttacAAGGTACAAGATAGCAAGAAGTAATTATGAAAACTGAAAATATCTAAACTAAAACGATTACAACTGTGAGATCAAGTTCACTGGCCTCACTTCAGTGGAAAATTCTAGCAaacattttcagtaaaatacaaaaaagttCAAATGTGCTTGGTGAACAGAGCCTGTCTTTCCAGAGACCACCTTTCCAGGGACCAGAAACAGTGCATCAGGGCACCAGGCCCTGGTGGTTCACACTCACCGGCCCCCACATGGTCACACAGTCCTCCTGGGTGTTCCGGAAGTTGTTGGGCTCAAACGGGTGCCAGTAGGTGAACCTGACGTGCGAATAGTCAGACCACTCGAAGTTCATCTGCATGTGCATGTCGTGTAATCCGATCCACAGCTCCTCCACgtctaattaaaacaaaaaacagtcaCATGCCTTCTGGTAATCAGTGttctgactgggggggggggtccagtgtTCCAGTGACGCTGTTTACTACAATTCAAACCATGCATCTGTGTGAGGCCCTGAGGTTTCTCGGCCCCCTGCTGGcaacaaacagtcactacactaggtCCCGTAGGGCTCCTGAAGTGCCTTGTTGGGTGGGGACCTAAAAACTGAACGCCTCACCTTTCTTCAGGTTCTGGACCATgaattccagctcctccaaggAGTGGATGCTGACCAGGTTTGCTGACAACCTCTTACAGGTCTGCAGGGCTTCGCCCCAGGTGAGCCGGCGTGGGTTTAGCTTGTAGCATGAGCCGTGGAATTCCATCCAGCCAAAGGTGCAGCCCTCAGCCAGGCTGTCCATCCATTCATACTTCCAGAAGTCCTCGTAGCCTGTTATCTCCTTCTTTTTGCAGATATAGGGCAGGGCCACCGAACAGTCACGGGTCTGCCAGCGGCCCGACGACTCCGTCCGGATCACCACGCAGTTCTCCTCTTCTGCGTGACTCGGCTGGTCTGTAGCACAACAGCGGGAATGGGGCATTAGGACCCTGCTCCCCTACCTTCTCCATCAACTTGATTCCTGCACTGCCCCCCTCTGTCCTTCACAAGTATTACGTCAACATCTGTTCCACTAACTCTGGCACAATGCCCAGGTAAAACAAGCTCatgggaggtgggtccaagctattagaggaggcaggaccaagacatctgactgactggtcctgcctcctctagttgcttggacctacctcctctacaatctggttggttatctctctaaaccaatgtttttttttctgccctcaAAAATGTTTTGTGTAAGAAACTCCATTGAAGCTCCCTCACCGGGCTCCCAGTTGAGGTATTTGACTGGCCCGGAATCTGCCCACTGCCAGCCCCCGTTGATGTCCAAGTCATTTAGACCGACCCACAGGGAGGCGCTGTAACTCGTCAGTAAACCTGATGACACAAAGCAGGAACCACTTAGAATACCTTCCTTCAAGCCAGATTTCTTCACGTCTCTTGGACAAGTGTTGATGGAATAAGTCGTTAATTATTAATGACCAATTAACTATCCATCTGTCTTCCAGCAGGTCCCAGGTGCTACAGGCCCTCACAGGTCACACACTCACATCCATACAATAACACAAATCTACCCaaacatagaaaaaaaacatgaaaactccacatAGGACAATCTTTTATTGGATGCATGTAGTGCctatgtgttttgagtttctcTCTGTTTCCTATTAGTCAccgggtgtttctcaataccaaagatcatacttgtggtcttggcaagagtgctcttgctaacttgccttccaagaacaaACGTAGGGCACTAAGAATCATGGGATCAGTCTCGTATGACGAGCATGCCAccgatgtatccttgatatctGGGGCAGGGCAAGAAGGACATCCAGGGGATTTTTTCCGTCCTCTGTACTTCagttcttgagtattggaactggtcttcggcaatggaagacGGCGTAAAAGGGGTACACAAGAACACAAGTATCCATATCGAGAAATAGTGGGTCTACTCTAGGACCCGTGATTGGTTAGAAATCTTTGATGCTCCGCAAATCGCCTGCAATGTGGGAGGAGGAGAAAGTCGGAAGATCGCTGCACCCTGAGATGTCGAGCTGGCTTGGCTGAAGCCTGCAGAGgttaaaaattcccacagacacactccaaaatcttgtgtaaacccttcccagaagagtggcagatgttatagctgcaaagggggggaccaactccatattgatgccaatGGATTCAGAATGGGCTGCCATAAAaaatcctgtaggtgtaatgaccagacatcccaatacttttggccacTTGGTGTAGACAAAGAGAGACAATAAACCACTTGATTGGTTGGTAAAGATTTAATATGGAAGTCTGGCATGTGCaaacaataaatacatttagaTTCAGAGTTGTGAATCCAGAGTCATGTATACTTTTATCAGACCTTGTCTTTTAGACTAGAACAAGTCACACTCTACAGTTGTTAAATAGTGTGAGGAAAAAGCTGTTTCTAAGCCTCACTATTCCGACTTTGGGGTTGCAGGTGTGAATTAATGCAACCCATTGAGTTACCGCAGTGCCACATTTTATAATCAGCTAAAAAATGAATGATAGGGAGAAACCGGCATAAGCCTTGATTTTTCGGCTGGATGTTCACTCACCGCTGACGTAGGTCTGCTCGTGAACTTCTGTGATGCTAAGCAGGTCTGCTTTCTGTTGCCGGCAGCTGGCACGGGCCTCGTTCCAGGACAGGACCGACTGGAAATTAAACTGGTAGCAGTTTTTGGTCACCGGGTCGATATCCCAGAACGTCTCACAGTCTTCACctgggaagggggtgggggtgggcggagGTTAAGCAGGGACAGCGGGAGGACGGAGCATGATGTCAGAAGTGACACATTTTTGGGTATTTAGTCGCCCGCAGAAGGCGTCTTCTTGGGCTGTGCTGCAAACTCAAATGAACCAGCAGTACCACAAAACACCAGAGGGGGGCAGAGTAGCAGACTTACTGTTGATTGGACAGAAGCCCCAGCGCTCGTCTTTGGAGTAGTCATAGGTGGTGGCGCACCACAGGTGTCCGTCCTCACGGCCGACGCTGGTGCAGCCGTGGAACCACTGCCCGTCGTACAGGAAGGGCAGATTGCAGGGACGCCCGTGGGAGTTGCCCTGGATGGTGTATATTTCTGCAAGGGAGTGAGAGAGGTGTGTTGCCCAAAGTGAGCCGCCTCCTCTACTGCCTGCACTCTCATTTCATCAGCCTCTgcattgtattatttatttttattttatttctttttctttttttttttacaaacaggACCTGGCATGTCAGCTTCCATAACGTGACAGGGAAGGGCATCCTCACAGCTGCTGATTTAAAGTGTTTATTCAGTCTAGACCAGAGCTACACGGTGTGTGCACTGGGCTCTGGTCTCGGGCAGAACATGGAACTGGatttagtccatccatccatccatccatccatccatccatcccattaTCCATACTGCAGGGCAcaagcgcgcgcacacacacacacacacacacacacacttgcattCATAtcatt
The DNA window shown above is from Brienomyrus brachyistius isolate T26 unplaced genomic scaffold, BBRACH_0.4 scaffold75, whole genome shotgun sequence and carries:
- the mrc2 gene encoding C-type mannose receptor 2, producing the protein MQRGDRHKHSPKAWKSCLRVYKCTLYLFVFSLELRTVVSEAKDPDVFAFYHEGARACLGVRDSVLRTSASCDEPAQQWKWVSRGRLYNLGGTACLGQATGEGVTASLGMYSCDREPPRVRLGWHCKLVLESLSLYMPFGRAANTNASQDASTRESAEGQRWKLYKSEGDLCSKTYREIYTIQGNSHGRPCNLPFLYDGQWFHGCTSVGREDGHLWCATTYDYSKDERWGFCPINSEDCETFWDIDPVTKNCYQFNFQSVLSWNEARASCRQQKADLLSITEVHEQTYVSGLLTSYSASLWVGLNDLDINGGWQWADSGPVKYLNWEPDQPSHAEEENCVVIRTESSGRWQTRDCSVALPYICKKKEITGYEDFWKYEWMDSLAEGCTFGWMEFHGSCYKLNPRRLTWGEALQTCKRLSANLVSIHSLEELEFMVQNLKKDVEELWIGLHDMHMQMNFEWSDYSHVRFTYWHPFEPNNFRNTQEDCVTMWGPEGRWNDSPCNLTLPSICMKGRTYDASEVLDENLEDVIDHNCREGWHWYRPFCYLVKDDLVTFDEARKACVNQEAMLVPVTTSFQQAFLNRLTSRTSSYYWVALRHQNSTNSFRWLSGDEVSYTNWHVDEPDYSKGGCVAMSGVANMGKWHVMNCNSTQAKYICRLSLDSPLSPEPTAPHPTPSLTGTCPQGWKTSNTMHHCYKVFHFPQLEQRLSWLQAHLFCRKRSAQLVSVSGANEEQFISQVLHETFGESEDHEQHWLWLGLNRRNPEDGGSWKWSDGLGYAYHNFGTHDLYEGNMHNCAMFDLGSMHWMTMQCESQLDWICKMPKGTVVKEPEEETSLKQWVQFQEAEYKFFDHRSTWFQALRICSWLDASLASVHTLEEQAFLTQTLRKMSKVEGQHWWVGLHAYENDGRFHWSDHSVLNYVSWAPGRPRPVSRDHKCVYITSSKDEWGDQKCTTDLPYICKRVNVTGIPPPTPHSPAQTGGCPDGWAPLFGKCFKVFGHRDSQRVTWAGAKAQCEAQAGSLAVVSDHVEQAFLTTLLPNVSFSLWLGLSDMDVRFQWHDGTPLSFTNWAPGEPVARRDPPLTKTRVNCVVMLHGNPDKVTGMWASRGCEAEKHGYVCQRRKDPTLPASPDSLPDLTAPLQFRDQSYQILNQRYDWAGALHTCNSRNASLATIYDPYQAAYLTMILGILERPAWIGLYNNGRRSFTWLGEDPLTYTDWWDGEPSSIVGCGHVTTMGRWAVMPCSTKMYAVCQFNTGPSRDHEWSYSGHCPQMLGNWDWVAFRNNCYSFNLERLMMHQEAHDTCRKVGAQMLSILDETENSFVWEHIQAYQEQATGAWLGISVNTKGGGLLWPESSVVEYTNWEVQEANLSMLSVKSCFWIQSNTGLWKPGSCKNRTHGMICKRQRGADFTDFLSDSGHLPTLVLILVTALVLVLLVACAAYLYRQRAAISRGSYEGARYSRTSTSPAGQAEKNILVSDMELNEQPE